Proteins from one Salinispora arenicola genomic window:
- a CDS encoding PucR family transcriptional regulator — MSGGTERVAGPADQATDSRADDAPAGSRHGIANPGTAPQLTACQARAVSEPGTELAATLRRIERAAGALATASVARMDETLPWFRELPADQRSWVMLVAQAGARSLVQWLRAGGGTADSTQEVSDEVFATAPQALARSISLQQTVALIKVTIDVVEEQVPHLAAPGEEPQLRDVVLRYSREIAFAAARVYARAAESRGSWDARLQALLVDALLRGDSPDVLASRAAALGWADAPPVAVAVGRSPGGEVSAVLHTVYRLARRIGAEVIGGVHGDRLVIVLGGVADPVAATGKLLDAFGAGPVVVGPAVPSLDEATDSARAALAGFRAAPAWPAAPRPVPAADLLPERALAGDAEARRRLRHDVYATLVRSGGELLETLDAFFSASGTLESAARALFVHPNTVRYRLRRVAEVTGLSPLAARDAYALQVALTVGRLDPVVTLTPNRTKPHISRETRQ, encoded by the coding sequence GTGTCCGGGGGGACGGAACGCGTCGCCGGACCGGCCGATCAGGCGACCGACTCCCGTGCCGATGACGCGCCAGCCGGCAGCCGACACGGGATTGCCAACCCGGGCACGGCACCCCAGCTCACGGCGTGTCAGGCTAGGGCGGTGAGCGAGCCGGGAACCGAACTGGCGGCCACGCTGCGCCGGATCGAGCGGGCGGCGGGGGCGCTCGCCACGGCCAGCGTGGCGCGGATGGACGAGACGCTGCCCTGGTTCCGCGAACTCCCGGCCGACCAGCGCTCCTGGGTCATGCTGGTGGCGCAGGCAGGCGCCCGTTCCCTGGTGCAATGGCTCCGCGCCGGCGGCGGCACCGCCGACAGCACCCAGGAGGTTTCCGACGAGGTCTTCGCCACGGCGCCGCAGGCCCTGGCACGGTCCATCAGCCTCCAGCAGACGGTGGCCCTCATCAAGGTGACCATCGACGTGGTGGAGGAGCAGGTCCCGCACCTGGCCGCCCCGGGCGAGGAGCCACAGTTGCGGGATGTGGTGCTGCGCTACTCCCGGGAGATCGCATTCGCCGCCGCCCGGGTCTACGCGCGGGCCGCCGAGTCCCGCGGTTCCTGGGACGCGCGGCTTCAGGCTCTACTGGTGGACGCGCTGCTGCGGGGTGACTCGCCGGACGTGTTGGCCAGCCGGGCGGCGGCACTGGGCTGGGCGGACGCGCCGCCGGTGGCGGTGGCGGTGGGGCGGTCCCCCGGCGGGGAGGTGTCCGCCGTGTTGCACACCGTCTACCGGCTGGCCCGGCGGATCGGCGCCGAGGTCATCGGCGGGGTGCACGGCGACCGCCTGGTCATCGTGCTCGGTGGCGTGGCCGATCCGGTGGCCGCCACCGGCAAGCTGCTCGACGCCTTCGGCGCCGGCCCGGTCGTGGTGGGCCCGGCCGTGCCGAGCCTGGACGAGGCCACCGACTCCGCCCGGGCCGCGCTCGCCGGGTTCCGTGCTGCCCCGGCCTGGCCGGCCGCACCGCGGCCGGTCCCCGCAGCCGACCTGCTACCGGAACGGGCGCTCGCCGGGGACGCCGAGGCGCGCCGCCGGCTGCGGCACGACGTGTACGCCACGCTGGTCCGCTCCGGCGGGGAACTGCTGGAGACCCTGGACGCCTTCTTCTCCGCCAGCGGCACCCTGGAGAGCGCGGCCCGGGCGCTGTTCGTACACCCCAACACCGTGCGGTACCGGCTGCGACGGGTGGCGGAGGTGACCGGGCTCTCCCCGCTCGCGGCCCGGGACGCGTACGCGCTCCAGGTGGCGCTCACCGTCGGCCGGCTCGACCCGGTGGTTACCCTCACACCGAATCGGACAAAACCTCATATATCTCGTGAGACACGACAATAA
- the gltX gene encoding glutamate--tRNA ligase, translating to MTVRVRFAPSPTGMFHVGGARSALQNWIFAKQRGGVFVLRVEDTDAARNKPEWTEGILSALEWIGIARGSYEGPYFQSSYAAEHRTAASRLHEGGRAYYCDCTREAVQARTGSPHSGYDGFCRDRDLGPGAGRALRFRTPDEGATVVVDLIRGEPTFENRLIEDFVIARSDGSPVFLLANVVDDMTMGITHVIRAEEHLPNTPKQQLLWEALGVKPPVWAHVPVVVNEKRQKLSKRRDKVALEAYRDEGYLADAMRNYLMLLGWAPSGDREIVPWSVIEEEFRLEQVNPSSAFFDEKKLRAFNGEYIRALPVAEFVAACQPWLTGTATIAPPPWQPDEFDADTFAAVAPLAQTRIAVLSEIVPNVDFLFLDSPLIDEGAWAKAMKEGAGDLLDAAITAFTAIPSWDAESTKSALEAVGAEHGLKLGKAQAPVRVAVTGRRVGLPLFESLEVLGRERTLTRLRAARVRLP from the coding sequence GTGACGGTACGTGTGCGCTTCGCCCCCTCCCCAACCGGAATGTTCCACGTCGGGGGTGCCCGCTCAGCCCTCCAGAACTGGATCTTCGCCAAGCAGCGGGGCGGGGTGTTCGTACTCCGGGTCGAGGACACCGACGCAGCCCGCAACAAGCCCGAGTGGACCGAGGGGATCCTGTCCGCGTTGGAGTGGATCGGCATCGCACGGGGCAGCTACGAAGGGCCGTACTTCCAGTCCTCGTACGCGGCCGAGCACCGCACCGCCGCCAGCCGGCTACACGAAGGTGGGCGCGCGTACTACTGCGACTGCACCCGGGAGGCGGTCCAGGCCCGCACCGGATCACCACACAGCGGCTACGACGGCTTCTGCCGCGACCGGGATCTGGGCCCCGGCGCTGGCCGCGCCCTGCGCTTCCGGACCCCGGACGAGGGCGCAACCGTGGTGGTCGACCTGATCCGGGGCGAGCCCACCTTCGAAAACCGACTGATCGAGGACTTCGTCATCGCCCGGAGCGACGGTTCACCAGTCTTCCTGCTCGCCAACGTGGTCGACGACATGACCATGGGGATCACCCACGTGATCCGGGCCGAGGAGCACCTACCCAACACGCCGAAGCAGCAGCTGCTCTGGGAGGCGCTCGGCGTCAAGCCACCGGTGTGGGCACACGTCCCGGTCGTCGTCAACGAGAAGCGGCAGAAGCTGTCCAAGCGTCGCGACAAAGTGGCCCTGGAGGCGTACCGCGACGAGGGGTACCTGGCCGACGCGATGCGCAACTACCTGATGCTGCTCGGCTGGGCCCCGTCCGGCGACCGGGAGATCGTGCCCTGGTCGGTGATCGAGGAGGAGTTCCGGCTGGAGCAGGTCAATCCCTCCTCGGCGTTCTTCGACGAGAAGAAGCTGCGGGCGTTCAACGGCGAGTACATCCGCGCACTGCCGGTCGCCGAGTTCGTCGCGGCATGCCAGCCGTGGTTGACCGGCACTGCGACGATCGCGCCACCTCCGTGGCAGCCCGACGAGTTCGACGCCGACACGTTCGCAGCCGTGGCACCGCTGGCACAGACCCGGATCGCGGTGCTCAGTGAGATCGTGCCCAACGTGGACTTCCTCTTCCTCGACTCGCCACTGATCGACGAGGGGGCGTGGGCGAAGGCGATGAAGGAGGGAGCCGGCGACCTGCTCGATGCGGCGATCACGGCCTTCACGGCGATACCCTCGTGGGACGCAGAGTCCACCAAGTCGGCACTGGAGGCGGTCGGTGCGGAGCACGGGCTCAAGCTGGGCAAGGCTCAGGCACCGGTTCGGGTCGCGGTGACCGGCCGCAGAGTCGGCCTCCCACTCTTCGAGTCACTCGAGGTCCTGGGCCGCGAGCGCACCCTGACCCGCCTACGTGCCGCCCGGGTTCGCCTTCCCTGA
- a CDS encoding SRPBCC family protein, with amino-acid sequence MILVERSSHVTAPIEAVWGVVQRAEQLPAWLAGVRAAEVLSGEGFGRRQLVQAGRGTAHEAEVIAYQEPTLIGWRERAKGAGARAEARTEIYVQLTPDEAEGGTVVRLIVVRWPAGPVKAALLRLGLRRVGADLEDSLARLTDLAAVG; translated from the coding sequence ATGATCCTCGTGGAACGCAGCTCGCACGTGACGGCGCCGATCGAAGCGGTCTGGGGCGTCGTGCAGCGGGCTGAACAGCTACCGGCCTGGCTGGCCGGGGTCCGCGCGGCGGAGGTGCTCTCCGGGGAGGGCTTCGGCCGGCGGCAGCTGGTCCAGGCGGGGCGTGGGACGGCACATGAGGCCGAGGTGATCGCCTACCAGGAGCCGACCCTGATCGGCTGGCGAGAACGCGCCAAAGGCGCCGGTGCCCGAGCGGAGGCGCGCACCGAGATCTACGTCCAGCTCACCCCCGACGAGGCGGAGGGCGGGACGGTCGTGCGGCTGATCGTCGTACGCTGGCCGGCCGGTCCGGTCAAGGCCGCCCTGCTCCGGCTCGGCCTACGTCGGGTCGGCGCCGACCTGGAGGACTCGCTCGCCCGGCTGACCGACCTGGCCGCCGTCGGCTGA